The Arachis ipaensis cultivar K30076 chromosome B10, Araip1.1, whole genome shotgun sequence DNA window NNNNNNNNNNNNNNNNNNNNNNNNNNNNNNNNNNNNNNNNNNNNNNNNNNNNNNNNNNNNNNNNNNNNNNNNNNNNNNNNNNNNNNNNNNNNNNNNNNNNNNNNNNNNNNNNNNNNNNNNNNNNNNNNNNNNNNNNNNNNNNNNNNNNNNNNNNNNNNNNNNNNNNNNNNNNNNNNNNNNNNNNNNNNNNNNNNNNNNNNNNNNNNNNNNNNNNNNNNNNNNNNNNNNNNNNNNNNNNNNNNNNNNNNNNNNNNNNNNNNNNNNNNNNNNNNNNNNNNNNNNNNNNNNNNNNNNNNNNNNNNgcagttttcatgagttgcaaggaacctccagctgaatgatccaaagcttcctgggatttcagtgttaagccttcatagaagttctgaagcttctcccactcattaaacatggcagggggacatttcctgatcagagccttgtacctctcccatgcctcatagatgggttcggcctccatttgtgtaaatgtttgtacctcagcctttaaccttgtaatcctctgaggtgggtaaaacttggcaagaaacttggttaccaaatcatcccagttgttgatgctgtcccttggaaaagattccaaccattgagtggccttgtccctgagagaaaatgggaatagcatcagtttgtaactgtcaggaggcactccattagttttgacagtgttgcatatcctcaagaaagtggataaatgttggtgtgggtcctcaagtggtcctccaccaaaagagcaatttttctgaaccaaagtgatgagttgtggcttgagttcaaaattgttagcattgacagccaagatgctgctcccacaatgtctaggatttgcaaaggtataggaagccaaaactctcctctggggtgggttgacattgttgttgtctgctccacctggtggattggttgaatgttcctccatctcttggaattcttcgtctgattcctcttctccaacaatatttttccctctttcagctcttcttaacctcctgagagttctttcgtcttgttcatgaaaattgggtatggttcttcttgtacctgacatacaagcagagcacgagaaatgcacaaaaccagtgacacttcaatctactgctagattgaagtgttagttagtttaagcaaaaaatcaaacagttagtgggttaatcgaaattaaagaaaaagtgcttgatctagattaccacctcacttaatcattgtcaacctaatcaatccccggcaacggcgccaaaaaattgatgagatattttggtggaaaaatgaatttctcccaaaacacacaaatctaatcggcaagtgcaccgggtcgcatcaagtaataaaaactcacgggagtgaggtcgatcccacagggattgaaggattgagcaattttagcttagtggttgatttagtcaagcgaatcaagatttggttgagtgttttatgatttgcagaaattaaattgcatgaaagtaaagggaACGGGtgattgacatgaaattaaagaggacaagaattaaattgctgaatcttaaagtgcaagtaacatAAATTgcggaaacttagattgcaagaaatgtaaattgcagaatcttaaagtgcaagaaatataaatggcttgaaatgtaaaggggattggggctTGGATTTAAACAAGGTaaagttaaattgcattaaacagaagagtaaaagggaattgggattgaatcggatccgaaacagaaaagtaaatgaacatataaagcaataaacagagaattgaaatgggaaatcagatctcaggacccagagactagaaagccaagtctagatctcaatgccttcctagatccaacaagaacaattgcaagggaattgtaaattgtaaagaaagtagatgagaagcaagtaacagaaacggaaattaaattgcagtaaataaagcagagagatccaaggatgagattgaaacagaatttcttcaattctccaacccaagatccaagacaattgtaattgaaattgaaagcaataaaactaagaggaagagaagtgaattctccttccccaagactaagaaattaaagatcactcaatatccaaagctctccgaaaactattatgaaaattccaaaataaagctccccgaagaacttgaattctatcctatttatacactttcttccaatgatcttcaagccttgagttgggcctttgctcttggtggaattgggttgaaagaggccttggttgattgctcttgaagtttggggaagaaccaaagtgaaccaattgaaccgggttagagttttgcaaaagttggaccaaaagtttgagcaaaagttaggggttcATATCAGCTACCAAAatctgctgataccaacgttggtgccaaagttaggggtctaactttggccctaacgttggccttaccttgtgtacttgtggcgccaacgttagcccccaagttagggggctaacgttggggctaacttttcaaccaaaagtttgtgcaaaagtttgatgctaactttaggtccagctttttgcttcctggttcaatttcacttattccattgtcttctctttactcctagctattccttcttgcttcaacctttctccaagctttcttcacctataattaatcaaccaaacacatcaaagctatgctcaaaatcatgaaatattcattctttcataatatgtgacaattatagtataaaacctcatgaaatggcatgaattcatacatggttgattcaatcaagggaaacatgaaaatctacctaattggcttgcttgtagctcaagaaagtgcataattctaatgaaaacaaaagaaaaaaactagttaaaataggctaggatgacttgtcatcacttttcttcccttttctcttctttcaggatggccatcaagaagggaaatggaaaacttttacatggggcgacagacaagtccatctgcacaatctttggagaaaagcatcagttgtagcagcccgtccacttgcacatcttagcatgcaccgaggacggtgcaatctttaagtgtggggaggtcgataccgatctctgtGCATTAGTTActttcctgtctcaacaccaatgtttaaattttctttgttaaattagttgttgtaattgcatgtttgtttgattttgtgcatgttcttctaccactacttggttggagtgataattTCCTTTTTAAGAacctttttataatatttcactaatttaaattaaaacttttttgctaaacttgtttgaagattgtaatttggaacaaggtttatagctaagaacacacaacctgtgagattttgagcttaattatatgtttacattatttaaccatgatttttattcttgtgtgttttcttctctataattgcaatatatggtttgttctattctatatgtctattatttagtgtatattcatgcatatatgtgattgaggccatcatttgatattagctcacttatcccaaatagactactattccatttacctttgtttgccactttaagcctttttaatccccatttgttctttatattactacatcactagccttaagtggaaaaataattaattacctgatttgaatttttggttagcttaagatagtgtgtgtcaactatgtatgggaaaatatgggaacttgggttgatgagaatgtgttgtgtTCTTACTgacaaatattgggaatttgggtgcttactcatgtgaaaccagaaaaaccatatgcattgatatattatgttttcatttatgataaaaaataaaaaaataaaggaaaaaaaagaaaaaatagaaaagaaaagaaataaacgaataggggataaaatcaccCTAATgccaagttcaataaaaagatcaatgcacatgtgatggaattaaaaattgatgcatgagtatgtgaaatatacaaaagtgagattttgggtagctaggcatgaatttagaattatatagagtatgtgtgtgtgttaggtgagaatttaggttagtcaaagattcaaagtataactcacttagccatacatgtatcctcacccttaccttagccccattacaaccttaaaaagccctcatgatgtttgcatttgtacattaaatatttgttgattggttagatgaagaacaaagttttagaaagcatgactagaggagattagagtgaattaaccctagacacttgagcgattagaatgcatatacacttccagtgagggttcaatgcttgattctgtgttccgggctttcatgagctatcttcttacaagtttacttatcttttattgtgtgatttgaattagtggaatgtgatttatgtttgtcttggagaatttgtttacttttaaccaagtaggtagaagtattttttacatttagttgcattcactacaagaaaaacacccattcaggtacacttgaaaaatgtagccaaaagtgaaaaaaaatgatgccttaggctacggctgcgctttttgggctacggctacgctttttggggtgattcctattcggccgttgcctattctcaaaggctacgcttttctgcaccaagggctacgcttttggcgtttgggaataggctacgcttttcaagtgatgctgtccaggaccaaaggctacgcttttcagctttcgttcttccagaataggctacgcttttcaacaccTACTGCATCAGTTGTAAAGCGtaaccacattgtataccatagctactttttataagcgtagccttaggtccctcttttttttttttatatactatagctactgtatataagtgtagccttaggtctctctttttttttttatatatactatagctactatatataagtgtagccttaggtctcattttttttttgtatactatagctactgtacATATAGGTGTAGCCTTAGGTTCTACTGCATCGCGtaaccacattgtataccatagctactttttataagcgtagccttaggtccctcttttttttttttatatactatagctactatagctatataagtgtagccttaggtctcgttttttttttgtatactatagctactgtatataagtgtagccttaggtcttttttttttctgtatatacatatatataattatctaataattattaatacaacatAATAGTTAATATGATTACATGTATAATAATTTNNNNNNNNNNNNNNNNNNNNNNNNNNNNNNNNNNNNNNNNNNNNNNNNNNNNNNNNNNNNNNNNNNNNNNNNNNNNNNNNNNNNNNNNNNNNNNNNNNNNNNNNNNNNNNNNNNNNNNNNNNNNNNNNNNNNNNNNNNNNNNNNNNNNNNNNNNNNNNNNNNNNNNNNNNNNNNNNNNNNNNNNNNNNNNNNNNNNNNNNNNNNNNNNNNNNNNNNNNNNNNNNNNNNNNNNNNNNNNNNNNNNNNNNNNNNNNNNNNNNNNNNNNNNNNNNNNNNNNNNNNNNNNNNNNNNNNNNNNNNNNNNNNNNNNNNNNNNNNNNNNNNNNNNNNNNNNNNNNNNNNNNNNNNNNNNNNNNNNNNNNNNNNNNNNNNNNNNNNNNNNNNNNNNNNNNNNNNNNNNNNNNNNNNNNNNNNNNNNNNNNNNNNNNNNNNNNNNNNNNNNNNNNNNNNNNNNNNNNNNNNNNNNNNNNNNNNNNNNNNNNNNNNNNNNNNNNNNNNNNNNNNNNNNNNNNNNNNNNNNNNNNNNNNNNNNNNNNNNNNNNNNNNNNNNNNNNNNNNNNNNNNNNNNNNNNNNNNNNNNNNNNNNNNNNNNNNNNNNNNNNNNNNNNNNNNNNNNNNNNNNNNNNNNNNNNNNNNNNNNNNNNNNNNNNNNNNNNNNNNNNNNNNNNNNNNNNNNNNNNNNNNNNNNNNNNNNNNNNNNNNNNNNNNNNNNNNNNNNNNNNNNNNNNNNNNNNNNNNNNNNNNNNNNNNNNNNNNNNNGGCAGAAGAGGTGAATTCAAGGAATTATGTATTTTGTTTCATTCAAACCATGAAAATCTACTGGTgtttctttcttccatttcctttaACACAATCCTAATATGTCCCTATAGCATTTTTCATGCACTAATTAACCAGACTTTCACACTTAAATTAGATATACGGACAAATTTATATGTACCAAGTGCACAAAATCAAAAATACAACCACCAGAATTACACAAACAAATTTCAGCCATAGCAATACAACTTCAGTGTTAATAAAGCCAACAAACATTTTCAGCCATAGCAATTAATGTAAATGCAAGTAAAAAACTATGGAACAAAGAATAGATAAGGACATACCACATCTAAGTTCGGAAAATGTGTTGATCCATGGCCGCTATTCGCATCAATAGGAGACTGTTGGGCGTCTTGTAATAAAGCTTCTAGTTCTTCTGGCCTCATTCCAGGTTCCGATCGCTGCAGTAATAACTTGATCATATTTCGCAACCCATGAATCTCTTCGTCTTGTTTTTGCTGTTTGGCCTCTTGTTTTTGCTGTTGGGCCTCCATGTGTCCAAGTTTATCCTTCAGACTGGACACTTCCTCTTTGTGCTGATTCTTGATTTCATTAATTTCAGCATATTTTTTTAAATCAGTCTTTGTCACAGATCTTCCATACAACTTTACCCGACCTGGTTGTTCTTTCCCGAATAAGGCCTCAAATGCTTCCTCTTCTGTTTCACCAGCAGCTTGGCGGTGTTGGAAGTCTTCCTGCATAGAAGAAACATTTAAAGCTGAGTTAGTTACCGTATCTTAAATTTGAAATGTAATTATGAATGATTTAATGAACTCTTACAACAGCATTTTGTGTTTCCTCATCCACTTCTTTCCTCTTCCGACTTGTTCGGGTAGCAATGAACATCTCAAACCTTTTTGGTTCCTCCTTTGTTTCCTTTGTTGCTTGCTGCAAAACAAGATCATACTTCGATTTCTTCCTTCAATTTATGCAAATATAAATTCTAATAAATATAAATCTACTATTTACCATAGCCACTCGTACTCTTCCGAAATTGATAGGCCCCATGCGATGTGGAAACTTCACATTTTCCTTGTGTTGCATGTTTCTTTGACTTATTGACTGGAAGTGAATAAAAAGCTAGCATACAGTTACTAAAACGTGCAGCATAATGAGTTAGGAAAATCGACTAGCAAGGCTGCATTATTAAGCTAAAGCACTGAACAATACCCAAAAGCAAGCATAAAAGATCTATTTATAATACATTGGAACACCTGTTCAGTTTTTTCACAACTGTAAAAATTCACAGTTCACATGATCAAGTAAATTTTATAACCGAAAAAATCCATTCACATTTTTCATGATTTCCACTTCCTTCTTAGCTTTATACTTCCATTTTAGTATTCCAATTGCAAAAGGCAATGACATCTCATCTCGTGTAAAATATGCTTATTCAAACCCCTCATCATTCAATCAATTAATTCCAGTGACCTATAAGTCAATCCAGTAAAAGCAAAATTCAGATGTGGTTTTCATGAGAAAATCTATTactcaaattaaataaaaaaaataacttggCAGAAAGTGTTATATCACATTGAAAAATAGAACTTGTTAGATGACTATACAAAGGTTTTCAACCACAAGTATTTACAGAAGCAACCAAAACCTATGGATAATTCAATGTTCCAAGTAGTCCACACCACAATTAGTGTTATATTAGTTAAGTTTAGCTAAGCTCTATGAATTTAGATGAACTCTCGAGTTTGACACGAACCTCAAATCTCAAGAGTATATATGTTCATAAATACAGTGAACAAAATTTATACATAATTTCTTAACATATTAAAGtaagaaagattcaaattttatatATAACTTCAGTGggaagggaaagaaagaaagaaagaggaaaaaaatcAATCTCAAACTTGAAAAATGAAGTATGAAACAGAACAGAACCCCACTTCCAAATCAGAAGCATCAGAtgcagaaaaattacaaaagtaaattcaaggggaaaaggtaggttgcaaTAAGAGATTATGTGTAAGAACTAAAAAGCTAGCTACTCAGATCCTTCATCTGCCAAATTGCTCTTTCAATAGTCAAATAGTTTCACATGAAAAGTCGACATATATAGTCTTTTACCTGGATTAGAGGATGACTCCAATAATAGATCAATTTTATGAAACCACTTTCTGGTACTTGAGGGGGTCGATTCTTCACCATATCTTCAATAGTATCATAGGGAACGAAGTGCTTTTGCTTAATCTTTCCTTTGAACCGCTTCCAAGCATCTCGAATCGCTTGCATTACCCACTTTTCTCCACTGTCTGGGAGGAGAAACTTGGTCTGCATGATTATAGGTAATTGTTATATGCTCTTGTGCTGAATAAAAAAACTGAAATCAATAATTACCAAGTGTCTTACGTTAACATAGTCCCACATGAACTTCTTAGCTTTAGGAGGAACAGCATGCCAACTAGTGTACAAAAGACTAACGAATCTTTTATTTCTACCAATAGTGCCAACAAAACTAGTTAAATTAGAAACACTTTGGTCGGTTGGTCCTACGGGCTGTCCAAGATCAAAAGTGACTTCTTCCCGCTGTTCCATAGTCCTTGCATAAATCTCCTTGCAAGTTATTTTTCCAcgggttttctttttctttggctcTCCTAGTTTCATTCATTGGTCAACATCAGATTATGCTTAATTAACTCGAGATCAACAAGCATATAAAGCAAACAAGTacacaaatataaaaattataaaaattataaatctgACATATGTAGTTGATACCATGAAGTGGACAAATTTTAGCTATTACAGAAATCAACTTTAGCACACAACTTTTAAGTTTATTCCACATCATGGACTTCACTGAATTACGCATTGCAAAACTACATCAATTGCATCCATCAAGGCACATAAAACTTCAGTTGACTTAACCACTTCAACAAATTCACTAAACTACCATAGCAAAACCACAACAATTGGATCAATCAAATAACACACAAGCTTCTATTCAAATAACGCTAACTCCACCAGCCCTCAATACTTGGACCAACCAATGCACACAAACTCCGATTCACTCAACGACAACACTGAACTATGCTCCACACTCATCAAGCTGACCGATATTCTTAAACAAAGTTCAAA harbors:
- the LOC110268436 gene encoding uncharacterized protein LOC110268436; this encodes MALDKDYYQHVMEDIDDEEEKLDCLMSVEHSSVLSLSESEFVCIGWSNFAMRNSVKSMMWNKLKSCVLKLISVIAKICPLHGEPKKKKTRGKITCKEIYARTMEQREEVTFDLGQPVGPTDQSVSNLTSFVGTIGRNKRFVSLLYTSWHAVPPKAKKFMWDYVNTKFLLPDSGEKWVMQAIRDAWKRFKGKIKQKHFVPYDTIEDMVKNRPPQVPESGFIKLIYYWSHPLIQSISQRNMQHKENVKFPHRMGPINFGRVRVAMQATKETKEEPKRFEMFIATRTSRKRKEVDEETQNAVEDFQHRQAAGETEEEAFEALFGKEQPGRVKLYGRSVTKTDLKKYAEINEIKNQHKEEVSSLKDKLGHMEAQQQKQEAKQQKQDEEIHGLRNMIKLLLQRSEPGMRPEELEALLQDAQQSPIDANSGHGSTHFPNLDVVCPYLFFVP